The following DNA comes from Hyphococcus flavus.
GCGCGAGGCGGATAATTGTCCTAAAGGACGCGCTATGACCATTAACACCACGGCAAGTACAGCGCAAAACGCGGGTTCTTCAACGCCACCCACGGGCCGGCCAATCGCAATCTGGCTGTTGATCATGTGCGGTCTGGTCGCCGCCATGGTGATCGTCGGCGGCGCGACGCGGCTGACGGATTCAGGGTTGTCAATTACCGAATGGCGCCCCGTCACCGGCGCTATACCGCCGTTGAATGAAGAGCAGTGGCTTGAGGAGTTTGAAAAGTACAAAACCATCCCGGAATATGAGCAGGTCAATTACGGAATGAGCCTCGCCGAATTCAAAACGATCTATTGGTGGGAGTGGGGGCATAGACTGCTTGGCCGGGTAATTGGCGCCGCATTCTTTTTTCCGATGGTTTTCTTTATCGCGACGGGCCGGGCGCGGGGGCGTCTGGCGCTCAAACTAATCGGTTTGTTTGTTCTTGGCGGGCTGCAAGGTGCGCTTGGCTGGTGGATGGTGACCTCAGGCCTTGCTGACCGGATTGATGTCAGCCAGTACCGGCTTGCGGCGCATCTGTCCCTTGCTGTCATTCTCTTCGGACTGATGTTTTGGCTGGCGCTTGATCTCTGGCCGTCGAAAAAAGTTGAAACATCAAGGGGATTACGTCTAGGCGCGTTACTTCTGGCCGGAGGCGTCTTTGGCCAAATGCTGCTGGGCGCCTTTGTGGCGGGGCTGCGCGCCGGGCGCACTTTCAACACCTGGCCGTTGATGAACGGCAAGTTTTTTCCCGATGGTTATTTCGAGGGTGCGCCTGGCTTAAACGATCTGTTCGAAACGATTGCCGCCGTGCAGTTTAATCATCGCATCGGCGCATATCTCCTGGCGCTCGGGGCGGCATGGTTCTTTTTTTCGGCGCGCAAGACCGCGTTGAAATCTCGGGCGCGTTTGGTGCTCGCCGCGATCGGCCTGCAAATTGTTTTGGGGATCTGGACGATCCTGGCGGCGACGCCAATCTCGCTTGGATTGCTCCATCAGGCCGGTGCACTCGGCGTGTTTGCCGCCGCGCTCTATGCTGCTCATAATATTGAAGCTTCCTGATTAACGAAGATGGTTGAAGAGAGACGTTGACAAGCTTCTCATATTATGCAATTAATTGCGCAATTAATTGTATAATTAAGCGGCGCACTATGAAAACCTATGTTGATCAGCACGACCTATCGTCATCTTTCCTCGGATTCAGGGTTTCCCGGCTGCTGGATATCATTATTGAGCAGGGTGATGACTATCTGGCTCAAGCGGGAATTGTATTTCCTGCGCGGATAAACTCGACAATTTTGCTAATTGACGAATATTCAGAAGTCTCAACCAACGACATTGCGGGCAAACTTGGTCATCCCCATCAGCTCGTCGCGCAACGTGTTGAGTTGTTGCTTTCTCTTAAGCTGGTTACCCGGGTGCCCGATCCGTATGACAATCGCCGCAAAGTTTTGAAACTGACTTCTAAGGGTAAAGCACAAGTAAAATTGTTGCGACGATGTTTGACAGACGCGAGTAGCGCATTTGACCGACTTTTCCAGGAGTTGGGAGTGGACCTCAACCAAACATTAGACAATGCATACGCGGCGTTTTTAAATCAATCACTGTTCGAGCGCGTACACAACCTTCATACAAACCAAAAGAAAGTTGCAGCAGCTAGAGTAGGGGCGGGTAGTGATGCGCGTTAAAAATATTCTATCATGGGTGTTCCTTGTTCTTCTTTGCGCATCTTGTGTGTCATATACAACAGTGGCGGATAGCGACCCCAGTTATACACATAAGCAGATTAGTGAGGATTTTACTGCTTTCATGTCGTTTGTGCGCGAGACCCACCCGGATATTCAATATTCAGCAACCATTGAAGAGCTAACAAAGGCCGAGGAAACGGTTCTTGCAAGTCTGAAACAATCGATGACTGTGCGTGATGCATGGATGGCGATGGCTCTGATCAACCCTTATTTTAAAGATGCGCATGTGGGAGTGCGCCGCCCGGTAGCTGCGCTGGAAACGTATCAATCAGATGGCGGCCTCTTATACCCAGGCTCTGTTGTGGTCGGCGATGGCGGATCACTGTTGGTTGGGCCGGTTAATCCGAATACAGGCCTTTCTACTGGTGACAGGATTGTATCTATTAATGGTGTCCGTGCGGAAGACATTCTTGCGACAATAAAGCCCCGCATGCGCGGCGAGACGGAAAAACTCAGACAGCTATTGGTCGAACGTTACTTTCCGGAATACTTCTGGATCGCATACGGAGGGTTTGACGCGTATACCGTTCGTGTTGAGCGCAATGGCAGAGCCAGAACCGTAAAATTGAAAGATTCACAACAGGGGAAAACTATTGGCGAGGAAGATCTCTGGTCTTATTCAGTGATGCGCGGCAATGTCGGGTATTTGAATGTTACTACATTCGGCATTGAGCATCGCGACGCGTTCGAAGAATTTTTGTCTTCTGCGTTTTCGCAAATAAAGGCCGATAGTGTTGGCAAACTGATCATTGACCTGCGTGAGAATGGCGGTGGCGCAAGAGATTTGAGCGATCTGCTAATGGGCTACCTGACGGCGGAGCCTTATTCAGCGATTTCTAGCGTCAAAGCCAGAGTGACTGAGCAGAATATTGGACTCATTCCAGGCGCTACTTTAGGGTCTGTTGTTACCATGCCGTTCCAGCAGCTCGTGACGCCGGCGGACAACCCGCTTAGATTTGACGGAGAAATTTACGTGATCATCGGCGCACAGACATATTCGCAAGCAATCGTATTCGCTGCGACCCTGCAAGATTATTCTATCGCTACCATTGCCGGCGAAGAAACCGAAGGACCTGCAAATCAAACGGGCCAGGTTCAGCTATTCACGATGCCGAACACGGGAATTGAAGGGCTTTCACCAATATATATTTTTACCCGTGCGAGCGGCGATACTTCACGCTCAGGAGTTATCCCCGACGTCCACATCAGAAATGAGCCGCTCGATCCGATGGGGAGCGTCGATGCACTAATAGAGGTGATCATCCGTTAATCATTACCTCGGTGTCATTCACCCTCGTTGTTGATATCCGGAAGGGTGATGTTCAACTCGTTGTCTTTGATCATGGCCATGCCGCGGGCTGTTACGGGGCCGCCTACAGGAAGAGACAGTGAATTGAGAACCGTGCTGACTGGAGCAATCCTGACGACCGGCCCTTCGTCACCGGCGGCGCCAAACCCTAAAATGCCATCGCGGTAAAGCGCCCCAAGATTGGCGCTAGCGGAGCCCATCAGAACGGCTGGTTCCGCATCGGGCATTTGATCTGTGCCTGAGAAATTAATAGCGCCAAGCGCCTCGCCATCATCGCGGTTGAATACATGCACCGCACCAGTCCTTTGGTCTAGAAGCAAAACCTGTTCACTCACAGCGCCGTCATCGCCGCTCTGACTTTGTATTACGGCAACATCGGCCGGCGTTGCATCGTCAACAATAGCAAGCGGATTGAGAAAGGCGGCTTCATTGTCGAGGCGATAGATCTCGCCATTATCGGCGGCGAGCGTCAGGGCGCCTTTGATATCCACCGCGCAGGAGACGAGATTATCGGGCGTTTCCAGCGTTACGTCTTCTGCTATGGATACGCCGTCTGCGTTTGCTGCAAGGCTGAAATAACGCACACTCGTTTCCTGTACCGCAAAGATCATGGGTGAACTGCTGTTCGGCGCGCGCCCGGCGCAAATATCACGGACTTCGCCAGTGAGTTCCGGCGCGCCATCCAGAGGCAGAAACGTGCGCGAGCTGTTATCGATACCATAGAGCCGAACGGCGTTAGCAGCCGCGTCATGTGTAGCCAGAAAGCCCGCCGCGCTGGCGCCAAATCCGAAATAGCTGACAGCCACGCCTTGTGCGTTCACGCCATCAACGCGGCCGACCTCGGTTCCGTCTTCCATGTTGTATGAGACAATGCCGTCAGCATTCGCAACAATCAGCAGGCTGTTGTAGGATTGCGAGGGATGCTCCCAGAACGCGATGCCTGTCGCCGGACCCGACAGGCCGGGCAGTTCGTCGCTGAAGAACGCATCAACCGGGCCTTGTGGCGCTTCCTCGGTGACCGTTGGCGCATCGACAGGGGCGTCAGGGCCAGCGTCCGCCGATGGTTCTGAGGATTTCTTTTCGCAAGCGGCCAGGAGAGAGGCGCCGGCAAGCACGCTGGCGGCGAGTAGGTAGGAACGCATGATTACTCCGTATCCGGTTTAGTTTCTTCTGAGGCTGTATCGCGCCGCCAGCGATATACACGGTTGGGGCGCCACTCGCCATCGGCGATTGTATAACTTTCTGTGACATGGG
Coding sequences within:
- a CDS encoding COX15/CtaA family protein; amino-acid sequence: MTINTTASTAQNAGSSTPPTGRPIAIWLLIMCGLVAAMVIVGGATRLTDSGLSITEWRPVTGAIPPLNEEQWLEEFEKYKTIPEYEQVNYGMSLAEFKTIYWWEWGHRLLGRVIGAAFFFPMVFFIATGRARGRLALKLIGLFVLGGLQGALGWWMVTSGLADRIDVSQYRLAAHLSLAVILFGLMFWLALDLWPSKKVETSRGLRLGALLLAGGVFGQMLLGAFVAGLRAGRTFNTWPLMNGKFFPDGYFEGAPGLNDLFETIAAVQFNHRIGAYLLALGAAWFFFSARKTALKSRARLVLAAIGLQIVLGIWTILAATPISLGLLHQAGALGVFAAALYAAHNIEAS
- a CDS encoding MarR family winged helix-turn-helix transcriptional regulator, with protein sequence MKTYVDQHDLSSSFLGFRVSRLLDIIIEQGDDYLAQAGIVFPARINSTILLIDEYSEVSTNDIAGKLGHPHQLVAQRVELLLSLKLVTRVPDPYDNRRKVLKLTSKGKAQVKLLRRCLTDASSAFDRLFQELGVDLNQTLDNAYAAFLNQSLFERVHNLHTNQKKVAAARVGAGSDAR
- a CDS encoding S41 family peptidase, which translates into the protein MRVKNILSWVFLVLLCASCVSYTTVADSDPSYTHKQISEDFTAFMSFVRETHPDIQYSATIEELTKAEETVLASLKQSMTVRDAWMAMALINPYFKDAHVGVRRPVAALETYQSDGGLLYPGSVVVGDGGSLLVGPVNPNTGLSTGDRIVSINGVRAEDILATIKPRMRGETEKLRQLLVERYFPEYFWIAYGGFDAYTVRVERNGRARTVKLKDSQQGKTIGEEDLWSYSVMRGNVGYLNVTTFGIEHRDAFEEFLSSAFSQIKADSVGKLIIDLRENGGGARDLSDLLMGYLTAEPYSAISSVKARVTEQNIGLIPGATLGSVVTMPFQQLVTPADNPLRFDGEIYVIIGAQTYSQAIVFAATLQDYSIATIAGEETEGPANQTGQVQLFTMPNTGIEGLSPIYIFTRASGDTSRSGVIPDVHIRNEPLDPMGSVDALIEVIIR